One genomic window of Niveibacterium sp. SC-1 includes the following:
- a CDS encoding chaperone NapD — protein MSEELHITSLVVYADPGRAASVADFIAHLPGAQVHGRDASGKLVVTLETSSSGAMIDQVSQIQRIEGVLNAALVYQHADTLEAMNGELDHDRHTP, from the coding sequence GTGAGCGAAGAACTCCACATCACCAGCCTGGTGGTCTATGCCGATCCAGGTCGTGCGGCATCCGTCGCCGACTTCATTGCGCATTTGCCCGGGGCGCAGGTCCACGGTCGCGACGCGAGCGGAAAGCTCGTCGTCACGCTGGAGACCAGCAGCTCGGGCGCGATGATCGACCAGGTTTCTCAGATCCAGCGCATCGAAGGCGTCTTGAACGCCGCGCTGGTGTACCAGCACGCAGACACGCTGGAAGCCATGAACGGGGAACTCGACCATGACCGTCACACGCCGTGA
- a CDS encoding glutaminyl-peptide cyclotransferase produces the protein MSASKAKAAEVPTRPAEIVREYGPFEGNPSVAGVTHDGTRVWAAVGDRMLAIDPVSGETARSLAHPGSAGTAFDGKHLYQIDGTRIDKIDPATGKVLASIPAPGQGMDSGMAWAEGSLWVGQHRGRRILQIDPATGAILRSIESNRFVTGVTWVDGELWHGTWEAEESEIRRIDPASGEVLQRLEMPKGVGVSGLESDGDDLFYCGGGNSGKIRAVRRPASD, from the coding sequence ATGAGCGCAAGCAAAGCCAAGGCGGCAGAGGTGCCGACCCGCCCCGCGGAGATCGTCCGCGAGTACGGACCCTTCGAAGGTAATCCTTCCGTCGCGGGTGTCACGCACGACGGAACACGCGTGTGGGCTGCCGTGGGTGATCGCATGCTGGCGATCGATCCGGTCAGCGGCGAGACGGCGCGATCCCTGGCCCATCCGGGCTCAGCCGGCACTGCCTTTGACGGCAAGCACCTGTACCAGATCGACGGTACCCGCATCGACAAGATCGACCCGGCGACCGGCAAGGTGCTGGCGTCGATTCCCGCGCCGGGCCAGGGCATGGACTCCGGGATGGCCTGGGCCGAGGGCAGCCTGTGGGTGGGACAGCACCGTGGCCGCAGGATCCTGCAGATCGATCCCGCCACGGGCGCGATCCTGCGCAGTATCGAATCGAACCGCTTCGTCACCGGCGTCACCTGGGTGGACGGCGAGTTGTGGCACGGCACCTGGGAGGCGGAAGAGAGCGAGATCCGCCGCATCGACCCGGCCAGCGGCGAAGTGCTGCAGCGGCTCGAAATGCCCAAGGGCGTAGGCGTCAGTGGCCTCGAGTCCGACGGCGACGATCTCTTCTACTGCGGCGGTGGCAACAGCGGAAAGATCCGGGCCGTGAGACGTCCGGCCAGCGACTAG
- the napE gene encoding periplasmic nitrate reductase, NapE protein: protein MNDSGPPSTRQEELRSFLFLTVVMAPAIAGMIVVGYGFIVWIYQMFAGPPGPHGG, encoded by the coding sequence ATGAATGACTCGGGCCCGCCCTCTACGCGACAAGAGGAGCTGCGAAGCTTCCTCTTCCTCACCGTGGTCATGGCGCCGGCCATAGCCGGCATGATCGTCGTCGGCTACGGCTTTATCGTCTGGATCTACCAGATGTTCGCCGGCCCTCCCGGGCCGCACGGCGGCTGA
- a CDS encoding IS110 family transposase has protein sequence MQITTIGIDLAKSVFQVHGVDGQGKTVLRKQLKREQVAKFMANLPPCLVGMEACGGAHHWARKLKGFGHTVKLMSPQFVKPYVKSNKNDAADAEAICEAVARPNMRFVPIKSVEQQAVLSLHRVRQGFVAARTAQANQIRGLMAEFGMVLPKGICTLRSQLQGLIEHAGDELPEVFRCLMQRLYAQLVELDRHVGELEAQIKQWHHGCELSQRLEKIPGIGPLTATALVASIADARSFNNGRQLAAWLGLVPRQHSSGGKQTLLGISKRGDVYLRTLLIHGARAAILAAKRHAKSNPWLNSLLNRRNPNIAAVALANKNARTVWALLAHDREFRVNYTTGLATA, from the coding sequence ATGCAGATTACGACAATCGGGATCGACCTGGCCAAGAGCGTGTTCCAGGTGCACGGTGTGGATGGGCAGGGCAAGACTGTTTTACGCAAACAGCTCAAGCGCGAGCAGGTCGCCAAGTTCATGGCCAACTTACCGCCCTGCCTGGTTGGGATGGAGGCGTGTGGTGGCGCACACCACTGGGCGCGCAAGCTCAAGGGCTTCGGGCACACCGTCAAGCTGATGTCACCGCAATTCGTCAAGCCGTACGTGAAGAGCAACAAGAACGATGCGGCGGATGCCGAGGCGATCTGCGAAGCGGTTGCACGGCCTAACATGCGATTCGTGCCAATCAAGAGCGTTGAGCAGCAGGCTGTGTTGTCGTTGCACCGAGTGCGACAGGGCTTCGTTGCCGCGCGTACCGCACAGGCAAACCAGATTCGCGGATTGATGGCCGAGTTCGGCATGGTGCTTCCGAAGGGAATATGCACCTTGCGCAGTCAGTTGCAGGGACTCATCGAGCATGCCGGCGACGAACTACCCGAGGTGTTCCGGTGCCTGATGCAGCGCCTCTATGCGCAGTTGGTGGAACTGGACCGGCACGTGGGCGAACTCGAGGCGCAGATCAAGCAGTGGCACCACGGCTGTGAGCTCAGCCAGCGCCTAGAGAAGATTCCGGGGATCGGGCCACTGACTGCCACGGCGCTGGTGGCATCGATCGCCGATGCACGCAGCTTCAACAATGGCCGTCAGCTCGCCGCGTGGTTGGGCCTCGTTCCGCGCCAACACTCCAGCGGCGGCAAACAAACACTGCTGGGCATCAGCAAACGCGGAGACGTCTATCTGCGGACTTTGCTCATCCACGGCGCTCGCGCAGCCATTCTGGCCGCCAAGCGTCATGCGAAGTCCAACCCCTGGTTGAACAGCCTGCTCAACCGACGAAATCCGAACATCGCCGCCGTTGCCTTGGCGAACAAGAACGCAAGAACGGTCTGGGCTTTGCTCGCCCATGATCGGGAATTCCGAGTCAATTACACGACCGGGCTGGCAACGGCATAG